The following are encoded in a window of Stigmatella erecta genomic DNA:
- a CDS encoding GNAT family N-acetyltransferase has translation MRTSRLVLRCLEPDDAVRRQEAVDSSGAHLDFMFRQPDGRPIPLETHVASVRKSRGSFDLDQDRFYGVFEPGTGRMLGETGLLRRAGIGALELSYWLRRDAAGQGFATEMASALVKTAFEFDQVKRMDVMCAPDNTRSAAVARRLGFTFEGRLRDRQLAPYHERGDLLCFTLLAAEYPHTPARQLAVQCFDFLGRPLP, from the coding sequence ATGCGAACGTCCCGGCTCGTCCTGCGTTGCCTGGAGCCGGACGATGCCGTCCGGCGCCAAGAGGCGGTGGACTCCAGCGGGGCGCACCTGGACTTCATGTTTCGCCAGCCCGACGGACGCCCCATTCCCCTGGAGACCCATGTCGCGTCCGTGCGCAAGAGCCGCGGCAGCTTCGATCTGGATCAGGACCGCTTTTACGGCGTCTTCGAGCCTGGAACCGGGCGCATGCTGGGCGAGACCGGCCTGCTCCGGCGCGCCGGCATCGGGGCCCTGGAGCTGTCCTACTGGCTGCGCCGGGATGCGGCCGGTCAAGGCTTCGCCACCGAGATGGCCTCCGCCCTGGTCAAGACCGCCTTCGAGTTCGACCAGGTGAAGCGCATGGACGTGATGTGCGCGCCGGACAACACGCGCAGCGCCGCGGTGGCCCGCCGCCTGGGGTTCACCTTCGAAGGGCGGCTGCGCGACCGGCAGCTCGCGCCCTACCACGAGCGGGGGGACCTGCTGTGTTTCACCCTCCTGGCCGCCGAATATCCCCACACCCCCGCGCGCCAGCTTGCCGTGCAGTGCTTCGACTTCCTCGGGCGGCCCCTGCCCTGA
- a CDS encoding OpgC family protein encodes MCLAPGQEDAGDIAPAEAWWEMQRLEVLDGLRGYFLVFMVLNHLSFEGGYLLVKLNHGELGYVQDAPGFVFLSGLLMGQVYGARMKKQGYRAGASRIYQRVFELYRYAAGCVLAIFLLGFLLSESSVYWEPWLWQLARNDWGFALAAAALLYQPTYLDILPQYIVYLALSPPLVWLCVTGRWVPVALGSMMLWLAVQFGVHLPLASALDAVMGALHPGLVLRAHFNVLAWQLVFTAGLVLGCLSSTGQLSWRRVFDPSRQGLVQAALCITGFFMLCRLGMTWGLLPEAMQARLRAVEIRAEFSLMFLLNFAAMAYLVGWVLVAGERSASRFVRRTGEGLRALFTLPFLRLIGRHSLQAYVWHVLVIYLLKAVDYHHGPFHELTKTAIAVAAVASLALPALLQEARAAPTAAVGTSPSLPEAPSRASE; translated from the coding sequence ATGTGCCTTGCTCCCGGCCAGGAGGACGCAGGGGACATCGCCCCGGCTGAGGCCTGGTGGGAGATGCAACGGCTGGAAGTTCTCGACGGACTGCGGGGCTACTTCCTCGTGTTCATGGTGCTCAACCACCTGAGCTTCGAGGGCGGCTACCTGCTCGTGAAGCTCAACCATGGCGAGCTGGGCTACGTCCAGGATGCTCCCGGGTTCGTGTTCCTGTCCGGCCTGCTCATGGGACAGGTCTACGGCGCGCGCATGAAGAAGCAGGGCTACCGTGCCGGCGCCTCACGCATCTACCAGCGCGTCTTCGAGCTCTACCGGTACGCCGCGGGCTGCGTCCTCGCCATCTTCCTCCTGGGCTTCCTGCTGTCCGAGTCCTCCGTGTACTGGGAGCCCTGGCTCTGGCAGCTCGCCCGGAACGACTGGGGCTTCGCGCTGGCCGCCGCGGCGCTGCTCTACCAGCCGACGTATCTGGACATCCTGCCCCAGTACATCGTCTACCTCGCGCTGTCGCCACCGCTCGTGTGGCTGTGCGTGACGGGCCGCTGGGTGCCGGTGGCGCTCGGCTCGATGATGCTCTGGCTCGCCGTGCAGTTCGGGGTCCACCTGCCCCTGGCCAGTGCCCTCGACGCCGTGATGGGCGCGCTGCACCCCGGGCTCGTCCTGCGCGCGCACTTCAACGTGCTCGCCTGGCAGCTCGTCTTCACCGCGGGGCTCGTTCTGGGGTGCCTGTCCTCGACCGGCCAGCTGAGCTGGCGGCGCGTCTTCGATCCGTCGCGCCAGGGGCTCGTCCAGGCGGCGCTCTGCATCACCGGCTTCTTCATGCTCTGCCGGCTCGGCATGACCTGGGGGCTGCTCCCGGAAGCCATGCAGGCCCGCCTGCGGGCCGTGGAGATCCGCGCCGAGTTCAGCCTGATGTTCCTGCTGAACTTCGCGGCCATGGCCTATCTGGTGGGCTGGGTCCTCGTGGCGGGGGAGCGCTCCGCGTCCCGCTTCGTCCGGAGGACCGGGGAGGGGCTCCGCGCCCTCTTCACCCTGCCCTTCCTGCGGTTGATTGGCCGGCATTCCCTCCAGGCCTACGTCTGGCACGTGCTCGTCATCTACCTGCTGAAGGCGGTGGACTACCACCACGGGCCCTTCCACGAGCTGACCAAGACCGCCATCGCCGTCGCGGCCGTGGCCTCCCTGGCCCTCCCCGCCCTGCTTCAGGAAGCCAGGGCCGCCCCAACGGCCGCCGTGGGCACCTCGCCCTCGCTTCCGGAAGCGCCCTCTCGCGCCTCAGAATGA
- a CDS encoding PEGA domain-containing protein — MVHRRFAVLAVLAVLLAPGAYAQDDLFVPLEPEKPAAKPKPKPAKRRTKKPPAKKPAAAPAPEADDDFAVPMVEQKGRLLVKLGGGIKGARLFVDSTEVGSLPVDALEVPAGEHTVAVRRPGYADFIRRVPVAAGKTAEVAVSLTPVAGVVAVNSDVASAQVSIDGQPKGPVPLTGIVLKPGSHEIVVSREGFEPDKQRIAVRAGKDYTVTANLRPLPGKASAPVARTDTPKDTNLLPPEPAVATNPSPLAPLPQETEASASRPWFKRWYVWAGVGAVVTAAAVGAAVATQGSGGDPLNPDTVCGGQQCDAVINAARARSF; from the coding sequence ATGGTCCATCGCCGCTTCGCCGTCCTCGCCGTCCTCGCCGTCCTGCTGGCACCCGGGGCCTACGCCCAGGACGATCTCTTCGTGCCGCTGGAGCCGGAGAAGCCGGCCGCCAAGCCCAAGCCGAAGCCGGCCAAGCGGCGGACGAAGAAGCCGCCAGCGAAGAAGCCCGCGGCGGCCCCGGCCCCCGAGGCGGACGACGACTTCGCCGTCCCCATGGTGGAGCAGAAGGGTCGGCTGCTGGTGAAGCTGGGGGGCGGCATCAAGGGCGCGCGGCTCTTCGTGGACAGCACCGAGGTGGGCTCGCTGCCGGTGGACGCGCTGGAGGTGCCCGCCGGCGAGCACACGGTGGCGGTGCGCAGGCCCGGGTACGCGGACTTCATCCGCCGCGTCCCCGTGGCCGCGGGAAAGACGGCCGAGGTGGCGGTCTCGCTGACCCCCGTGGCGGGCGTGGTGGCGGTGAACTCGGATGTGGCCTCCGCCCAGGTGTCCATCGACGGGCAGCCAAAGGGGCCGGTGCCGCTCACCGGCATCGTGCTCAAGCCGGGCTCCCACGAGATTGTCGTCAGCCGCGAGGGCTTCGAGCCGGACAAGCAGCGCATCGCCGTGAGGGCGGGCAAGGACTACACGGTGACCGCCAACCTGCGGCCCCTGCCGGGGAAGGCGAGCGCGCCCGTGGCCCGCACGGACACCCCCAAGGACACGAACCTCTTGCCGCCCGAGCCTGCCGTCGCCACGAACCCGTCGCCGCTGGCGCCCCTGCCCCAGGAGACGGAGGCGAGCGCGTCCCGCCCGTGGTTCAAGCGGTGGTACGTCTGGGCCGGGGTCGGCGCCGTGGTGACCGCCGCGGCGGTGGGCGCGGCGGTGGCGACGCAGGGCTCGGGCGGGGATCCGCTGAACCCGGACACCGTGTGCGGCGGCCAGCAGTGCGACGCGGTCATCAACGCGGCCCGTGCCCGCTCATTCTGA
- a CDS encoding cellulose synthase family protein, whose protein sequence is MTTVEIIFLGVYFTVLCVLAVYGSHRYRMAYLYYRHKFKLPTPKGVLPALPRVTIQLPIFNEMYVVERLVDSVCRIDYPRELLEIQVLDDSTDETCGIARACVERHRNKGLNIVYIHRTNRQGFKAGALEHGLKVASGEFVAVFDADFVPSPDFLQRTVPFFSDAKVGMVQVRWGHLNREFSILTQAQSIFLDGHFIIEHTARNRSGCFFNFNGTAGIWRRSTIEDAGGWQHDTLTEDLDLSYRAQLKGWQFIFLPEVISPAEVPVDMNAFKSQQHRWAKGSIQTAKKLLPTILKSDLPFVVKREAFFHLTNNMAYLLMVLLSVLMPLSMVVRFHHGLYGTLFLDLPFFVTATASVCVFYVATQREQGVSGWARLKYLPFLMSLGIGLAINNAKAVLEALLNQQSGFARTPKTGSEGKSIKRIQKSYLGAKTLMPLLELLFAAYFTGALWFAIDARIYTSVPFIILFQAGFLYVGLSSLLRGRLKPTAASAAALKPPEEQARRVA, encoded by the coding sequence ATGACCACCGTCGAGATCATCTTCCTGGGGGTGTACTTCACCGTCCTGTGCGTGCTGGCCGTCTATGGCTCACACCGGTACCGGATGGCGTACTTGTACTACCGCCACAAGTTCAAGCTGCCCACACCCAAGGGCGTGCTGCCGGCTTTGCCCCGCGTCACCATCCAGCTGCCCATCTTCAACGAGATGTACGTGGTGGAGCGGCTGGTGGACTCGGTCTGCCGCATCGACTACCCCCGGGAGCTGCTGGAGATCCAGGTGCTGGACGACTCCACCGACGAGACGTGCGGCATTGCCCGCGCGTGCGTGGAGCGCCACCGCAACAAGGGCCTCAACATCGTCTACATCCACCGGACGAACCGGCAGGGCTTCAAGGCGGGCGCGCTGGAGCACGGGCTGAAGGTGGCCTCGGGTGAGTTCGTGGCGGTGTTCGACGCGGACTTCGTGCCCAGCCCGGACTTCCTGCAGCGCACGGTGCCGTTCTTCTCGGACGCGAAGGTGGGCATGGTGCAGGTGCGCTGGGGCCACCTCAACCGCGAGTTCTCCATCCTGACGCAGGCCCAGAGCATCTTCCTGGATGGGCACTTCATCATCGAGCACACGGCGCGCAACCGCTCCGGGTGCTTCTTCAACTTCAACGGCACGGCGGGCATCTGGCGCCGGAGCACCATCGAGGACGCGGGCGGCTGGCAGCACGACACGCTCACCGAGGACCTCGACCTGAGCTACCGCGCGCAGCTCAAGGGCTGGCAGTTCATCTTCCTGCCGGAAGTCATCTCCCCGGCGGAAGTGCCGGTGGACATGAACGCCTTCAAGAGCCAGCAGCACCGCTGGGCCAAGGGCTCCATCCAGACGGCGAAGAAGCTCTTGCCCACCATCCTCAAGAGCGACTTGCCGTTCGTGGTGAAGCGCGAGGCGTTCTTCCACCTCACCAACAACATGGCGTACCTGTTGATGGTGCTCCTGTCGGTGCTGATGCCGCTGTCCATGGTGGTGCGCTTCCACCACGGGCTCTACGGGACGCTGTTCCTGGACCTGCCCTTCTTCGTCACCGCCACCGCCAGCGTGTGCGTCTTCTACGTGGCCACCCAGCGCGAGCAGGGCGTGAGCGGCTGGGCGCGGCTGAAGTACCTGCCGTTCCTGATGAGCCTGGGCATTGGCCTGGCCATCAACAACGCCAAGGCCGTGCTGGAGGCGCTGCTCAACCAGCAGTCGGGGTTCGCGCGGACGCCGAAGACGGGCTCCGAGGGCAAGAGCATCAAGCGCATCCAGAAGAGCTACCTGGGCGCCAAGACGCTGATGCCCCTCCTGGAGCTGCTCTTCGCGGCGTACTTCACGGGCGCGCTCTGGTTCGCCATCGACGCGCGCATCTACACCTCGGTGCCGTTCATCATCCTGTTCCAGGCGGGCTTCCTGTACGTGGGGCTCTCCAGCCTGCTCCGGGGGCGGCTGAAGCCCACCGCGGCCTCCGCCGCGGCGCTCAAGCCCCCCGAGGAGCAGGCCCGCCGGGTGGCCTGA
- a CDS encoding D-alanine--D-alanine ligase family protein, producing MGKRVGVLMGGWGEEREVSLKTGEAAVAALEAEGHTVTRVFAGPGLDRVLRTAELDVAFVALHGRMGEDGKVQGLLELLELPYTGSGVLASALAMNKPFAKKLFRLHNLPTPQGYRIGREELALLPERHGDLGFPCVVKPACGGSSLGLALVHDAEALAPAVANACRFGGEALVERFVRGHEVTVGILGGEVLGSCEIATPREGFDYDAKYKGGTSYFLPPRLSPTRLANVESLALTAWRALGCRGYGRVDLICTEEQNDFVLEVNTLPGLTPTSLLPKIAAQRGIGFSQLVERILGLATRDEAGVTELPALTSTAQPTPRRAVVG from the coding sequence ATGGGCAAGCGCGTCGGAGTGCTGATGGGTGGGTGGGGCGAGGAGCGGGAGGTGTCGTTGAAGACCGGTGAGGCCGCCGTGGCCGCGCTGGAGGCAGAGGGCCACACCGTCACCCGCGTGTTCGCCGGGCCAGGGCTGGACCGGGTGCTGCGCACCGCGGAGCTGGATGTGGCGTTCGTCGCGCTGCACGGGCGGATGGGCGAGGACGGCAAGGTGCAGGGGCTGCTGGAGCTGCTGGAGCTGCCGTACACGGGCTCCGGGGTGCTCGCCTCCGCGCTGGCGATGAACAAGCCCTTCGCCAAGAAGCTCTTCCGGCTGCACAACCTGCCCACCCCCCAGGGCTACCGGATTGGCCGGGAGGAGCTCGCGCTGCTCCCGGAGCGCCACGGCGACCTGGGCTTTCCGTGCGTGGTGAAGCCCGCCTGTGGCGGCTCGTCCCTGGGCCTGGCCCTGGTGCACGATGCCGAGGCCCTGGCCCCCGCGGTGGCCAATGCCTGCCGCTTTGGGGGCGAGGCGCTGGTGGAGCGCTTCGTGCGCGGCCACGAGGTGACGGTGGGCATCCTCGGGGGCGAGGTGCTCGGCAGCTGCGAGATCGCCACGCCCCGGGAGGGCTTCGACTACGACGCCAAGTACAAGGGGGGGACGAGCTATTTCCTCCCCCCGCGGCTGTCGCCCACGCGCCTGGCCAACGTGGAGTCGCTGGCGCTGACCGCCTGGCGCGCCCTGGGCTGCCGTGGCTATGGCCGGGTGGACCTCATCTGCACCGAGGAGCAGAACGACTTCGTCCTCGAGGTGAACACGCTGCCGGGGCTCACGCCCACGAGCCTCTTGCCGAAGATCGCCGCGCAGCGGGGCATCGGCTTCTCCCAGCTCGTCGAGCGCATCCTCGGCCTGGCCACCCGGGACGAGGCAGGGGTGACGGAGCTGCCCGCGCTGACGTCCACCGCGCAGCCCACGCCCCGCCGCGCCGTCGTCGGCTGA
- a CDS encoding PEGA domain-containing protein: protein MRRPWIRVLDAALSGLLVGLLAAGPAFAQQPPLRLLPRALPAAAAPTLTVVVVPLDAAARTQVSRLTYLAEQAAAGTGRFELVRLADALESEAARAREEKAAQAAAAFAEGQKAYDELDTQKALQQFDAAVQAYEASDLSRHFADMSRARVMKIASQVANGDNKAAAREISDVLSRNPRAEFSPNYFPADERNLVEKTRKAVLAQADKTLEVKTQPVRAQIFLDGEFQGSSPLQLTGLSRADHFITVVAPGYALDQQRVGGAEAAFTLVPTPHAPRLRELVERIEEGPESKGRDEALKALGTLAGTQQVLALLIRGTPGAGAQDAIALRLETRDGHNLGYAAGPVTASGEAMEAGVQSLLASVLAGDAPRKGSKPVNHFSAGAPSANRRTAGYVLLATGAALLAGGIYFGLEASSKSDQFKETPQTSARGEGLKSDGKTFALIADLGILSGLASAGAGAWLAFSEGGGGGQKAAPASRTPPPPVEAVPSEAPAPAPEPAVAPQEKAVEPAPEKLSPKKRAEEERRAREEAAKQERQAREEAAKQERRNREEAAKKEREREEAERREREEAERREREEAERRKRQEEEQRKREEAERRKREEERKKRPALDEDDLRNY from the coding sequence ATGCGACGACCCTGGATCCGCGTCCTGGACGCGGCGCTGAGTGGCCTGCTGGTGGGCCTGCTCGCCGCCGGTCCTGCGTTCGCGCAGCAGCCCCCGCTGCGTCTGCTCCCCCGTGCGCTTCCGGCCGCGGCCGCCCCCACGCTCACCGTGGTGGTGGTGCCGCTGGACGCGGCGGCCCGGACGCAAGTGTCCCGCCTGACGTACCTGGCCGAGCAGGCCGCGGCGGGGACGGGCCGCTTCGAGCTGGTGCGCCTGGCCGATGCGCTGGAGTCCGAGGCGGCGCGGGCCCGCGAGGAGAAGGCGGCGCAGGCGGCCGCCGCGTTCGCCGAGGGCCAGAAGGCCTACGACGAGCTGGACACCCAGAAGGCGCTCCAGCAGTTCGATGCGGCGGTGCAGGCCTACGAGGCCAGCGACCTGTCCCGGCACTTCGCGGACATGAGCCGGGCGCGGGTGATGAAGATCGCCTCGCAGGTGGCCAACGGGGACAACAAGGCCGCGGCGCGGGAGATCTCGGACGTCCTGTCCCGGAACCCCCGGGCGGAGTTCTCCCCCAACTACTTCCCCGCGGACGAGCGCAACCTGGTGGAGAAGACGCGCAAGGCCGTGCTGGCCCAGGCGGACAAGACCCTGGAGGTCAAGACCCAGCCGGTGCGCGCCCAGATCTTCCTGGATGGAGAGTTCCAGGGCAGCTCCCCCCTACAGCTCACGGGCCTGTCGCGCGCGGACCACTTCATCACCGTGGTGGCGCCAGGCTATGCGCTGGACCAGCAGCGGGTGGGCGGCGCCGAGGCGGCCTTCACCCTCGTGCCCACGCCCCACGCCCCGCGCCTGCGGGAGCTCGTGGAGCGCATCGAGGAAGGGCCCGAGTCCAAGGGCCGGGACGAGGCGCTCAAGGCGCTGGGCACCCTGGCGGGCACCCAGCAGGTGCTGGCGCTGCTCATCCGGGGAACGCCGGGGGCGGGGGCGCAGGATGCCATCGCGCTCCGGCTGGAGACGCGTGACGGCCACAACCTGGGCTACGCGGCGGGGCCGGTGACCGCCTCGGGCGAGGCGATGGAGGCGGGCGTCCAGTCGCTCCTGGCCAGCGTGCTGGCGGGGGATGCGCCGCGCAAGGGCAGCAAGCCGGTGAACCACTTCAGCGCCGGTGCGCCCAGCGCCAACCGCCGGACGGCGGGGTATGTGCTGCTCGCCACGGGGGCCGCGTTGCTCGCGGGCGGAATCTACTTCGGCCTGGAGGCCTCCTCGAAGTCGGATCAGTTCAAGGAGACGCCCCAGACGTCCGCGCGCGGCGAGGGGCTGAAGTCCGATGGCAAGACGTTCGCGCTCATCGCGGACCTTGGCATCCTGTCCGGACTGGCTTCCGCGGGTGCGGGGGCCTGGCTCGCCTTCTCCGAAGGCGGAGGCGGCGGACAGAAGGCAGCCCCCGCGAGCCGTACGCCCCCGCCCCCCGTGGAGGCTGTGCCCAGCGAGGCGCCCGCGCCCGCGCCGGAGCCCGCGGTGGCCCCGCAGGAGAAGGCCGTGGAGCCTGCCCCGGAGAAGCTGTCCCCGAAGAAGCGGGCCGAGGAGGAGCGGCGCGCCCGGGAGGAGGCGGCCAAGCAGGAGCGCCAGGCCCGCGAAGAGGCCGCGAAGCAGGAGCGGCGGAACCGGGAGGAGGCGGCCAAGAAGGAGCGCGAGCGCGAGGAGGCCGAGCGGCGCGAGCGCGAGGAAGCCGAGCGGCGCGAGCGGGAAGAGGCCGAGCGGCGCAAGCGTCAGGAAGAGGAGCAGCGCAAGCGCGAGGAGGCCGAGCGGCGCAAGCGCGAGGAAGAGCGGAAGAAACGGCCTGCACTCGACGAAGACGATCTCCGGAACTACTGA
- a CDS encoding S41 family peptidase, translating to MNRQHPSWRTALAVALWLAAPAALADREDDTYKNLEVFARVLSYVENNYVEPVDNTRLLQGAIKGMLETLDPHTLYMPPEVFKEMKIDTSGEFGGLGIEIARKGERIIVVAPIDDTPAARAGLRAGDEILRIDEQSIQGLDLAAVLQKMRGPAGKRVLLTLMREGFSAPRDIAIIRDHIRIVSVEGALYGGIGHVKVKNFQDRTDLYLRKELDRLRGLNGGKELSGLVLDLRNNPGGLLDQSVAMSDRFLPGNLPIVSTRGRNGRNATEERSKDRDTEPNYPLVVLVNSGSASASEIVAGALQDHGRAVIMGAQTFGKGSVQTVIELEDGSGLKLTIARYYTPLGRSIQERGITPDFLIPDEPGAKPSPEAPREKDLKRHFKAEPGVAAASGQGAGARALPANLAPWDVTAKLKDYPLKVALDYLHAVGGAPERPSAGAGPQ from the coding sequence GTGAACCGCCAGCACCCCTCGTGGCGCACGGCGCTCGCGGTGGCCCTGTGGCTCGCCGCCCCCGCCGCGCTCGCGGACCGCGAAGACGACACCTACAAGAACCTGGAGGTGTTCGCCCGGGTGCTCTCCTACGTGGAGAACAACTACGTGGAGCCGGTGGACAACACCCGGCTCCTGCAGGGCGCCATCAAGGGCATGCTCGAGACGTTGGATCCCCACACGCTCTACATGCCGCCCGAGGTCTTCAAGGAGATGAAGATCGACACCTCGGGGGAGTTCGGGGGGCTGGGCATCGAGATTGCCCGCAAGGGCGAGCGCATCATCGTCGTGGCGCCCATCGATGACACGCCGGCCGCCCGGGCGGGCCTGCGCGCGGGCGACGAGATTCTGCGCATCGACGAGCAGAGCATCCAGGGGTTGGACCTGGCCGCGGTGCTCCAGAAGATGCGCGGCCCCGCGGGCAAGCGCGTGCTGCTCACCCTCATGCGCGAGGGCTTCAGCGCCCCCCGGGACATCGCCATCATCCGGGACCACATCCGCATCGTGTCCGTGGAGGGGGCGCTCTACGGGGGCATCGGGCACGTGAAGGTGAAGAACTTCCAGGACCGCACGGACCTGTACCTGCGCAAGGAGCTGGACCGGCTGCGCGGCCTCAACGGGGGCAAGGAACTGAGCGGGCTGGTGCTGGACCTGCGCAACAACCCCGGGGGCCTCCTGGACCAGTCCGTGGCGATGAGCGACCGGTTCCTGCCGGGCAACCTCCCCATCGTCAGCACGCGGGGGCGCAACGGGCGCAACGCCACCGAGGAGCGCAGCAAGGACCGCGACACCGAGCCCAACTACCCCCTGGTGGTGCTGGTGAACTCGGGCAGCGCGTCGGCCTCGGAGATCGTCGCCGGGGCGCTCCAGGACCACGGGCGCGCGGTCATCATGGGCGCGCAGACCTTCGGCAAGGGCAGCGTGCAGACCGTCATCGAGCTGGAGGATGGCTCGGGGCTGAAGCTGACGATTGCCCGGTATTACACACCCCTGGGGCGCAGCATCCAGGAGCGGGGCATCACCCCGGATTTCCTCATCCCCGACGAGCCCGGGGCCAAGCCCAGTCCGGAGGCGCCGCGCGAGAAGGACTTGAAGCGGCACTTCAAGGCGGAGCCCGGGGTGGCGGCGGCCTCTGGGCAGGGGGCCGGTGCACGCGCTTTGCCAGCGAACCTCGCCCCCTGGGACGTGACCGCGAAGCTCAAGGATTACCCGCTCAAGGTGGCCCTGGACTACCTCCACGCGGTGGGAGGGGCCCCGGAACGTCCGTCAGCGGGTGCGGGACCCCAGTAG
- a CDS encoding alpha/beta fold hydrolase, with protein MDLMGGVQKMTRQMLVARGAKSVVRSVAGRSVHSYELKGQGKGPPVVLVHGLGGSANGFSRVLFPLGKRFSRVLAPDLPGHGFSSDFCAGPGCVQGQFDTLRAWVEQVVGEPAFVVGNSLGGAMSVNLAAEAPALVRALGLVAPAGAALSEEVFDALLSSFAVETAEQARALTRRLFHKAPLPLLLLSQEMRKFYATPAVQALTADARATRACLTPQALQGLTMPVLLLWGGSERLLPSETLDYFRSHLPAHAQVQVVKGFGHVPQMERPDELVARLVSFAGQAGL; from the coding sequence GTGGACTTGATGGGTGGAGTGCAGAAGATGACGCGCCAGATGCTGGTGGCGCGCGGGGCGAAGTCGGTGGTGCGAAGCGTGGCGGGCCGGTCGGTGCACTCCTACGAGCTGAAGGGGCAGGGCAAGGGGCCGCCGGTGGTGCTGGTGCACGGGCTGGGCGGCTCGGCCAACGGCTTCTCCCGGGTTCTCTTCCCGCTGGGAAAGCGCTTCTCGCGGGTGCTGGCGCCGGACCTGCCGGGGCACGGCTTCTCCAGCGACTTTTGCGCGGGGCCCGGGTGTGTCCAGGGTCAGTTCGACACGCTGCGCGCCTGGGTGGAGCAGGTGGTGGGCGAGCCTGCCTTCGTGGTGGGCAACTCCCTGGGCGGGGCCATGTCCGTCAACCTGGCCGCCGAGGCACCTGCCCTGGTCCGGGCCCTGGGGCTGGTGGCCCCCGCCGGGGCAGCCCTCTCGGAGGAGGTATTCGATGCGCTCCTGTCCTCCTTCGCCGTCGAGACGGCCGAGCAGGCACGCGCGCTCACCCGGCGCCTCTTCCACAAGGCCCCGCTGCCCCTGCTGCTGCTCTCCCAGGAGATGCGGAAGTTCTACGCCACCCCGGCCGTGCAGGCCCTGACAGCGGATGCCCGGGCCACGCGCGCCTGCCTGACGCCGCAGGCGCTCCAGGGGCTCACCATGCCGGTGCTCCTCCTGTGGGGGGGCAGCGAGCGGCTGTTGCCCTCCGAGACGTTGGACTACTTCCGGTCCCACCTGCCCGCCCATGCCCAGGTCCAGGTGGTGAAGGGCTTCGGGCACGTGCCCCAGATGGAGCGGCCGGACGAGCTGGTTGCCCGCCTGGTGAGCTTCGCCGGCCAGGCAGGGTTGTAG
- a CDS encoding alpha/beta fold hydrolase — translation MNREGLVDTGTGPAVVLLHGFPHTPRLWDAVLPRLAQTHRVIAPNLVAGGDGLALAAAVADLLDGLGIDRADVVGIDAGAPPSFLLALSRPERVRRLVLMESLLGRLPGAESFLANGPPWWFGFHQAPGLAETVLEGHEREYIEWFLRAGTHGGRGVAPEIRHAFVSAYTGRAALASAFAHYRALPVTAAQIASLAVEQGRRLSMPVLAIGAHPIGPALAAQLRPVASQLTEVQLENCGHIIPLDAPGPLLEVLVPFLLTPGPGDS, via the coding sequence ATGAATCGCGAGGGGCTTGTCGATACCGGCACTGGACCGGCCGTCGTGTTGCTGCATGGCTTTCCGCACACGCCGCGGCTGTGGGACGCGGTGCTGCCCCGGCTCGCCCAGACCCACCGGGTGATCGCTCCCAACCTGGTCGCTGGCGGCGATGGGCTGGCCCTCGCGGCCGCTGTCGCAGACCTCCTCGACGGACTGGGCATTGACCGGGCCGACGTCGTCGGCATCGACGCAGGCGCACCGCCGTCCTTCCTCCTGGCCCTCTCACGGCCGGAGCGGGTGCGGCGGCTCGTGCTGATGGAGTCGTTGTTGGGACGGCTTCCGGGCGCGGAATCCTTCCTTGCCAACGGCCCGCCGTGGTGGTTTGGCTTCCATCAGGCGCCCGGCTTGGCCGAGACGGTGCTGGAGGGGCACGAGCGGGAGTACATTGAGTGGTTCCTCCGCGCTGGCACCCACGGGGGCCGGGGCGTGGCGCCGGAGATTCGTCATGCCTTTGTCTCCGCCTACACCGGACGTGCGGCACTGGCCAGCGCCTTCGCGCATTACCGCGCGCTGCCCGTCACGGCGGCGCAGATCGCCTCGCTCGCCGTCGAACAGGGCAGACGGCTGTCGATGCCGGTGCTGGCGATTGGCGCGCATCCCATCGGTCCTGCGCTCGCGGCCCAGTTGCGGCCCGTCGCCAGCCAGCTGACCGAGGTGCAACTGGAGAACTGCGGGCACATCATCCCGCTCGATGCGCCGGGGCCGCTGCTGGAGGTGTTGGTGCCGTTCCTGCTCACGCCCGGACCCGGCGATTCTTAA